TGATCATCGCGACCTTGAGGCCGAGGCCATGCAGGGTCCTGATGGCTTGCGGCGTCGTGTCCTTTATGGGGTCGGCCACCGCGATGATTGCGGCCAGTTTGCCATCGATGGCCGCATAGAGCGGAGACTTTCCCGCATCGCCCAGGGCGGCCGCCTGGTCCGAGAACGACAAGACATCAATTTCGTACTTGGTCATGGACCGGTCGGCGCCAACAAGCACCGTGCGTCCGTCGATCCGACCGCTCACGCCATAGCCGGGGGAAGCCTCGAAATCGGAGGCGTCGGAGAGTGAAAGGCCTTCGGCCTTCGCTGCTGCGACGATCGCTTCTGCGATCGGGTGCTCGGACTGCGTCTCCAGACTGGCCACGAGCCGCAGCGTTTCGGCGCGGTCGAAGCCATCGCTGACAACGAAGTCTGTCAGTTCCGGTTTGCCCTTCGTCAATGTGCCAGTCTTGTCCAATGCTACGACATCGACGTCGCGCAGGGTCTGGAGTGCTTCGCCCTTGCGAAAGAGGATACCGAGTTCGGCCGCGCGCCCTGTGCCAACCATGATGGACGTCGGGGTAGCAAGGCCCATGGCACAAGGGCAGGCGATGATCAGCACGGCGACGGCGTTGATCAGAGCAAAGGTGAGCGCCGGCGAGGGGCCGAACAGCAGCCAGGCCAGGAAAGTGAGGGCAGCGGCTGCAATAACGGCCGGGACAAACCATCCCGTGACCCGATCGACAAGCGCCTGGATCGGCAACTTCGAGCCCTGCGCGGCCTCGACCATCTTGATGATCTGGGCAAGAAGCGTGTCCGCGCCGATCTTCGTCGCCTCGAACGTGAAGGACCCCGTTTTGTTGATCGTGCCTCCGACGACATCGTTGCCAGGGGACTTCTTCACCGGAACGGGTTCGCCGGTAATCATGGACTCGTCCACGTAGGACGCGCCTTCGGTGACCCGGCCATCGACCGGGACTCTCTCGCCGGGGCGGATGCGCACGATATCGCCAAGCGCCACGTCCCCAATTTCGATCTCGACGAAGTCTTCTCCGCGCTTCACATGCGCCGTCTTTGGCTGAAGGCCGATGAGGTGCTTGATCGCCTGACTGGTTTTACCCTTGGCGCGGGCCTCGAGGTAGCGGCCGAGCAGGATCAGCGTGACGATGACGGCGGCCGCCTCGTAGTAAACATTGGCTGTGCCAGAAGGCAGTACACCAGGTAGGAACGTCGCGATGACGGAATAGCTCCAGGCGGCCGAGGTGCCGAGCACGACCAGCGAATTCATGTCAGGTGTCCAGCGAAGCAGGTTGGGAACGCCCTTCCTGAAGAAGCGGAGGCCAGGTCCGAACAGAACGATGGTCGCGAGCACGAACTGGATGACAAGGTTGTTGGCCATGCCGATGTTCACCATGATCCAGTCATGGATGGGCGGGATGAAATGCGACCCCATCTCGAGGACGAACAGCGGGAGCGTCAGCATAGCCGACAAGGCCAGGGACATCTTCAATCCCTTGGCTTCGCGGTCGCGGCGATCCTCATTGTCATCTGCAGGGCTGCCTGCTGCGATACCGCGCACTCCGTAGCCTACGGCCAGCACGGCATTCTCCAGAGCGGAGGTCGGCGTTCCGGAAAGGATGCGGACGGTCGCCTTCTCGGTCGCCAGATTGACCGTTGCTTTCCTAACACCCGGAACGGAGTTCAGGGCCCTCTCGACGCGGGACACGCACGAGGCACAGGTCATGCCCTCAACCCTGAGCTCGCGGGTTTCGAGTTTGGGCTCGTAGCCAGCCTTTTCGATCGCCTGGAGGACGACTTCGGTCGGTACGGCTTCGTTGTAGGTGACGGTGGCCCGTTCGGTAGCAAGGTTGACCGTGGCTGAGGCAACGCCCGGAATTGCTGCGATGGCTTTTTCCACCCGCACGACGCAGGACGCGCAACTCATGCCTTCGATTCCGAAATCGGTCGGAACGGGCAAGGATTTGGAGGTGTCGATCTTCGGCATGGCAGTCATCGGGCGATCCCTTCGCTAACTGCCCATATAGTTAGTCCTTCCAATGATGGGAAGGTCAAGAGGTCTTTTTGGGATT
The nucleotide sequence above comes from Agrobacterium vitis. Encoded proteins:
- a CDS encoding heavy metal translocating P-type ATPase; protein product: MTAMPKIDTSKSLPVPTDFGIEGMSCASCVVRVEKAIAAIPGVASATVNLATERATVTYNEAVPTEVVLQAIEKAGYEPKLETRELRVEGMTCASCVSRVERALNSVPGVRKATVNLATEKATVRILSGTPTSALENAVLAVGYGVRGIAAGSPADDNEDRRDREAKGLKMSLALSAMLTLPLFVLEMGSHFIPPIHDWIMVNIGMANNLVIQFVLATIVLFGPGLRFFRKGVPNLLRWTPDMNSLVVLGTSAAWSYSVIATFLPGVLPSGTANVYYEAAAVIVTLILLGRYLEARAKGKTSQAIKHLIGLQPKTAHVKRGEDFVEIEIGDVALGDIVRIRPGERVPVDGRVTEGASYVDESMITGEPVPVKKSPGNDVVGGTINKTGSFTFEATKIGADTLLAQIIKMVEAAQGSKLPIQALVDRVTGWFVPAVIAAAALTFLAWLLFGPSPALTFALINAVAVLIIACPCAMGLATPTSIMVGTGRAAELGILFRKGEALQTLRDVDVVALDKTGTLTKGKPELTDFVVSDGFDRAETLRLVASLETQSEHPIAEAIVAAAKAEGLSLSDASDFEASPGYGVSGRIDGRTVLVGADRSMTKYEIDVLSFSDQAAALGDAGKSPLYAAIDGKLAAIIAVADPIKDTTPQAIRTLHGLGLKVAMITGDNRRTAQAIARQLGIDEVVAEVLPDGKVEAVRKLRSGGRKVAFIGDGINDAPALTEADIGIAVGTGTDIAIESADVVLMSGDLNGVPQAIAISKATIRNIRQNLFWAFAYNVSLVPIAAGVLYPVNGTLLSPILAAGAMGLSSVFVLANALRLRRFKQSDGRKTR